The following nucleotide sequence is from Candidatus Polarisedimenticolia bacterium.
ATCAGCGCGGCCCCGATCACGACGCTCGTGCTGCGCGCAGCGTTCATGCTCCTGTCTCCTCCTCGATTCGTGGATCCTGGGTGGACTGTCTAGCTCGCCGGGGTGGGGGCCGCCACCTTCTCGTCCTTCTTGGCCGGCGCCGCCCGGCGCTTCTCCATGGCCAGGGCGACGCGGCGCGCGCGCTGCCATCTCTTCAGCTTCTTGGCGAACAACCGCCGCTTGTCCGGAGCCATGGACGGCCCCTTCTCGGCGATCTTCTTCGTGAGCCGGTCGATTCTCGTCTTCAATTGGCCGGATGTGGCCATGTGGCGCCTCCAGTCGAACCCTTGATGGAAGGGGCGGGAGCGTAGCATCGCCCGGCGCCACGCGTCAAGCGCGTGATGGTAGAATCGCCCGCCATGAGCGGTGCGGACAACGCGCGGGGGCGCCCGCGGCGGCGCCTGACCCTGACCGACTACATCGTGCGGGTGCCCCTCGGCCTCCTCTCGCTCCTGCTCCTGGCGATCGTCGCGGTGCCGGCGATGATCTGCATGACCGCCCTGTACTATGCCTCGCGCTGGGCCTCGACCCTGTTCGGCCGCCGTCGCCCGTCCCGGGCGGAGGGGGCCAATCGCGAGGAGCGCGTCGCTTGACGCCGGGCGGAATGCCGATCCCGCCGCCTGCGTGAGCGGGCTCCGGCCGTTCCGCAGGCTCCCCCTGCCTCCGTTCCCCGGGTATCTCAAGGCGCTGGGCCCGGGCATCGTCTGGCTGGCGCTGGCGCAGGGCAGCGGCGAGCTGATCTGGTGGCCGTACGTCGTGGCGCGCTACGGCCTGGCGTTCCTGTTTCTGCTCGTCCCCGCCTGCCTCATCCAGTGGCCGGTGAACTACGCGATCGGCCGTTACACGATCCTGACCGGCGAGTCGATCGTGCGCGGGTTCCTGCGCCTGAACCGCGGCTTCGGGATCGCTCTCTGGGTCCTGCTCGCGCTGTCGTTCGTCTGGGTCGGGGCGTTCGCCTCCGCCGGCGGGACCGCCCTCGCCGCGCTCGTCGACTGGCCGGCCGGATGGGGCGACCGCGCCCGCACCATCCTGTGGGCCTATGTGTCGATGACGCTCCTGCTCGGAGCGTTTCTCGTCAGCCGCCGCTTCTACCGGTTCATCGAATGGTTCATGTGGATCGTGTCGCTGGGCACTCTGGCGGGGCTCGTGCTGGCCTGCTCCCACCCGGCGGTGCTCGCCGCCCTCCCCTCGTTCCTCGCGGGCCTGGTGCGCCCCGAATGGCCCCCACCCCGGCCATGGGACCCGGGCGACGCGACGCGTCTGCTGACCGCCATCACGTTCGCCGGCCTCGGCGGCTTCTGGACGCTGTTCTATTCCTACTGGCTGCGCGCCAAGGGGGCCGGGATGGCGGGCCACCTCGAGGCGGCCGCTCCCGCGGCCGGCGCCGTCGCGTCGGCGGCGCAGGAGGAGCCGCTCCTTCCGGATCGGGGCGGGCCGCAGCTTCGCCTCT
It contains:
- a CDS encoding Nramp family divalent metal transporter; the protein is MSGLRPFRRLPLPPFPGYLKALGPGIVWLALAQGSGELIWWPYVVARYGLAFLFLLVPACLIQWPVNYAIGRYTILTGESIVRGFLRLNRGFGIALWVLLALSFVWVGAFASAGGTALAALVDWPAGWGDRARTILWAYVSMTLLLGAFLVSRRFYRFIEWFMWIVSLGTLAGLVLACSHPAVLAALPSFLAGLVRPEWPPPRPWDPGDATRLLTAITFAGLGGFWTLFYSYWLRAKGAGMAGHLEAAAPAAGAVASAAQEEPLLPDRGGPQLRLWQRFLLFDSGVGVLGNLATTLMTCLLAWALLFPRGLYPEGYHLAVVQSEFFSVRFGGVGRVLFLIVAAAFLCDTWIGTMDTVARVHADVCRAVFPRCAAVPARRLYYIFLGAGSGLTIVTLPLGEPGALILMTAVIGFVGTVIYTWALVFLDRIVLPRLAPDLDPAGAASRSLLVLSGVAYTLLAVLYLMALLR